A region of Lycium barbarum isolate Lr01 chromosome 1, ASM1917538v2, whole genome shotgun sequence DNA encodes the following proteins:
- the LOC132643626 gene encoding ATP synthase subunit b', chloroplastic-like, protein MANMVMSSSKTLVTSSSSTSPPSPRFNLSLPQIPFPKLPLPKSPKSLKPLSLPSNLKSISVILASSLAIAPPSLAEEIEKASLFDFNLTLPIMMAEFLFLMFALDKIYFSPLGNFMDERDSSIKEKLSSVKDTSSEVKQLEDQANAIMKAARAEISAALNKMKKETQLEVEQKIGEGRKKVEAELQEALASLEKQKEETIKSLDSQIATLSDEIVKKVLPVSN, encoded by the coding sequence atggccaacATGGTGATGAGTTCCTCCAAAACCTTAGTCACTTCTTCATCCTCCACCAGCCCACCATCTCCAAGATTCAACCTTTCCCTCCCTCAAATCCCTTTTCCAAAACTACCCCTCCCAAAATCACCAAAATCCCTCAAACCCCTCTCCCTCCCATCAAACCTCAAGTCCATTTCAGTCATTCTTGCAAGCTCACTAGCCATAGCACCACCTTCACTAGCAGAAGAAATAGAAAAAGCTTCTCTTTTTGACTTCAACCTTACACTCCCTATCATGATGGCTGAATTCCTTTTTCTCATGTTTGCTTTAGACAAGATTTACTTCAGCCCATTAGGGAACTTCATGGATGAAAGAGATTCTTCCATTAAAGAGAAACTGAGCAGTGTGAAGGACACATCTAGTGAAGTGAAGCAACTTGAAGATCAAGCTAATGCAATTATGAAGGCTGCAAGAGCTGAGATATCAGCAGCATTGAACAAGATGAAGAAGGAAACTCAGTTAGAAGTTGAACAGAAGATTGGTGAAGGAAGGAAGAAAGTTGAGGCTGAGTTACAAGAAGCTTTGGCTAGCTTGGAGAAACAAAAGGAAGAGACTATTAAGAGTCTTGATTCTCAGATTGCTACTCTTAGTGATGAAATTGTCAAGAAGGTCCTTCCTGTCAGTAACTAA